A region from the Gossypium hirsutum isolate 1008001.06 chromosome A08, Gossypium_hirsutum_v2.1, whole genome shotgun sequence genome encodes:
- the LOC107946358 gene encoding uncharacterized protein isoform X1 yields the protein MNLKEPLWSKRTESNEPPSPSSSLPRDPETEAAAAAATSAVEELVNSLNKQRIYREVTLALRTGLRDVRAEFSFLRVRGLRFLLKSLRSIAQSDSSITLFSQTQSIPDLQVVPLLFEHSFKETEDEKLGSLDHIFSVEPMKVKSPSTDSEVALALRVLEGCCLLHPESTRLAHQHKAIPVLMNVLSTRGVLEQGACLDALISILLDSSANQMDFEACNGIEEVAELIRDKQVDENLRLKCGEFLLLLIGHVNGRERSPIATIHEEVRRLLGEKSASLIWAASQFGSTLDPEQRLTALHIQARRVLESLDLY from the exons aTGAATTTGAAAGAACCATTATGGAGCAAGAGAACAGAGTCAAACGAACCTCCATCTCCATCATCGTCATTGCCAAGAGACCCAGAAACAGAGGCTGCCGCGGCTGCTGCAACGAGTGCGGTTGAAGAACTTGTTAACTCTCTCAACAAGCAACGAATCTACAGAGAAGTCACCCTCGCTCTCCGCACTGGCTTGCGCGACGTCCGCGCCGAGTTCTCTTTCCTTCGAGTCCGTGGCCTTCGTTTCCTCCTTAAATCCCTCCGATCCATAGCGCAGTCTGACTCCTCCATCACTCTCTTTTCCCAAACCCAGTCCATCCCTGACCTCCAAG TGGTTCCGCTGTTGTTTGAGCATTCCTTTAAAGAAACAGAGGATGAAAAGTTGGGAAGCTTGGATCACATATTCAGCGTGGAGCCAATGAAGGTTAAAAGTCCTTCCACGGATTCAGAAGTTGCTCTTGCGCTTAGAGTCTTGGAAGGTTGCTGTCTACTTCACCCTGAAAGTACTCGTTTGGCCCATCAACACAAAGCCATCCCG GTTTTGATGAATGTTTTGTCAACTCGAGGAGTTCTTGAACAAGGTGCATGCCTGGATGCTTTAATCTCGATACTGTTGGATTCGTCAGCCAATCAAATG GATTTTGAAGCATGTAATGGCATTGAGGAAGTTGCAGAGCTCATACGAGACAAGCAAGTGGATGAAAATCTTAG ATTGAAATGTGGAGAGTTCTTGCTTCTACTCATTGGGCATGTAAATGGGAGGGAAAGGTCTCCCATAGCAACCATTCATGAAGAGGTAAGGCGACTTTTAGGTGAAAAGTCTGCTTCGTTGATATGGGCTGCTAGTCAGTTCGGCTCAACTCTTGATCCAGAGCAGAGATTGACAGCTCTCCACATTCAAGCCCGTCGGGTTCTAGAATCCCTAGACTTGTACTGA
- the LOC107946358 gene encoding uncharacterized protein isoform X2, with the protein MNLKEPLWSKRTESNEPPSPSSSLPRDPETEAAAAAATSAVEELVNSLNKQRIYREVTLALRTGLRDVRAEFSFLRVRGLRFLLKSLRSIAQSDSSITLFSQTQSIPDLQVVPLLFEHSFKETEDEKLGSLDHIFSVEPMKVKSPSTDSEVALALRVLEGCCLLHPESTRLAHQHKAIPVLMNVLSTRGVLEQGACLDALISILLDSSANQMDFEACNGIEEVAELIRDKQVDENLRYLKIVIEMWRVLASTHWACKWEGKVSHSNHS; encoded by the exons aTGAATTTGAAAGAACCATTATGGAGCAAGAGAACAGAGTCAAACGAACCTCCATCTCCATCATCGTCATTGCCAAGAGACCCAGAAACAGAGGCTGCCGCGGCTGCTGCAACGAGTGCGGTTGAAGAACTTGTTAACTCTCTCAACAAGCAACGAATCTACAGAGAAGTCACCCTCGCTCTCCGCACTGGCTTGCGCGACGTCCGCGCCGAGTTCTCTTTCCTTCGAGTCCGTGGCCTTCGTTTCCTCCTTAAATCCCTCCGATCCATAGCGCAGTCTGACTCCTCCATCACTCTCTTTTCCCAAACCCAGTCCATCCCTGACCTCCAAG TGGTTCCGCTGTTGTTTGAGCATTCCTTTAAAGAAACAGAGGATGAAAAGTTGGGAAGCTTGGATCACATATTCAGCGTGGAGCCAATGAAGGTTAAAAGTCCTTCCACGGATTCAGAAGTTGCTCTTGCGCTTAGAGTCTTGGAAGGTTGCTGTCTACTTCACCCTGAAAGTACTCGTTTGGCCCATCAACACAAAGCCATCCCG GTTTTGATGAATGTTTTGTCAACTCGAGGAGTTCTTGAACAAGGTGCATGCCTGGATGCTTTAATCTCGATACTGTTGGATTCGTCAGCCAATCAAATG GATTTTGAAGCATGTAATGGCATTGAGGAAGTTGCAGAGCTCATACGAGACAAGCAAGTGGATGAAAATCTTAGGTACTTGAAAATAGTG ATTGAAATGTGGAGAGTTCTTGCTTCTACTCATTGGGCATGTAAATGGGAGGGAAAGGTCTCCCATAGCAACCATTCATGA